In the genome of Streptomyces sp. V2I9, one region contains:
- a CDS encoding DNA-3-methyladenine glycosylase — MAGRFAPRTARAALPPRSAVPMRRTVASAPLSAPPVTREWTPPGPLDLRLVLGPLRRGPADPTFRRVADGTFWRASRTPEGPGTLRVTACGGRIAATAWGPGANWLLDGLPALLGAEDDPDAFAPRHRLLALTRHRRPGLRLLRTGLVLESLIPSVLEQKVTTDEAYRAWRHLVRRFGTPAPGPTAELGLHVMPDPRGWALIPSWEWHRANVDAKRSSTILRAVRVARRLEEAAAMDLPEAKARLELIPGIGPWTSAETLQRSNGAADAVTVGDLHLPGIVGHALADDRDADDARMLALLAPYAGQRHRATRLILLSGRTPERRAPRMAPGNIVNL, encoded by the coding sequence GTGGCAGGACGATTCGCCCCCCGCACCGCGCGAGCGGCGCTCCCGCCGCGGTCGGCCGTGCCGATGCGCCGGACCGTGGCGTCCGCCCCGCTTTCCGCCCCGCCCGTGACCCGCGAGTGGACCCCGCCGGGCCCGCTGGACCTCCGCCTGGTGCTGGGGCCGCTGCGCCGGGGCCCGGCGGACCCCACGTTCCGCAGGGTCGCGGACGGGACGTTCTGGCGGGCCTCCCGTACGCCCGAGGGGCCCGGCACCCTGCGCGTCACGGCGTGCGGCGGCCGGATCGCGGCGACGGCCTGGGGACCCGGCGCGAACTGGCTGCTGGACGGCCTCCCGGCACTGCTGGGGGCGGAGGACGACCCGGACGCGTTCGCGCCCCGGCACCGGCTGCTCGCCCTGACCCGGCACCGCCGTCCCGGCCTGCGGCTGCTGCGGACGGGGCTGGTGCTGGAATCGCTGATCCCGTCGGTCCTGGAGCAGAAGGTCACCACGGACGAGGCGTACCGCGCCTGGCGCCACCTGGTCCGCCGCTTCGGCACCCCCGCTCCCGGCCCCACCGCGGAGCTGGGCCTGCACGTGATGCCGGACCCGCGCGGCTGGGCGCTGATCCCGTCCTGGGAATGGCACAGGGCGAACGTGGACGCCAAGCGGTCCTCGACGATCCTGCGCGCGGTACGCGTGGCCCGCCGGCTGGAGGAGGCGGCGGCGATGGACCTCCCCGAGGCCAAGGCCCGCCTGGAGCTGATCCCCGGCATCGGCCCGTGGACCTCGGCCGAGACCCTTCAGCGCTCGAACGGCGCGGCGGACGCGGTCACGGTCGGCGACCTGCATCTTCCGGGCATCGTGGGCCACGCCCTGGCCGACGACCGCGACGCGGACGACGCGCGGATGCTCGCCCTGTTGGCCCCCTACGCGGGCCAGCGCCACCGGGCGACCCGCCTGATCCTGCTCTCGGGCCGCACCCCGGAACGCCGGGCCCCGAGGATGGCGCCGGGCAACATCGTGAACCTGTAG